In Spirosoma aureum, a single genomic region encodes these proteins:
- a CDS encoding SusC/RagA family TonB-linked outer membrane protein — translation MRRNLLLSLLLVCSTWAFCWAQERKITGKVSSAEDGTTLPGVSVVVKGTTVGAVTDGNGTYSIAAPAKGALVFSFIGMASKEVEIGANSVIDVKLATDTKQLAEIVVTGVGVATDKRKIAISVESVSGKDLPQTPSASVDQALIGKIPGAQITSRSGTPGADVNILLRGINTINRGTQPMILIDGIQMGATSLQTIDLNSIERVEVVQGAAAATIYGAQGANGVIQLFTKKGKNGVLNIDFSSSIAENTYLNVGGLSKAKLHAFATDASNNIIGSSGKPIVYDAVNGIYSENVQYNSTDPTITNSKPYNANLQYHDHFDYFFKPAQTINNSVSISGGSQKADFGLSASNSHQESNILNNGYWDRSNLSANIGVQLAKGLTLRSITQLAYTKSTLKSADRTILYNLLNAYPLADFDLTTTDGSIPLNMNQTIGINASNPSYRQAYTRNNDNKVDIIQNLNLNYKFPKYVDLDLKYGLNFQTQNRDLEYMNQANNANNKYWLTQGSTNYISNYNTTNTGDLTKYVNSKVFQNFLATATASFDFKEDFHLNVPIKSTTQALFDWRNSQVKEYTSAAIGLPAAYSPYNAANTTSWRVYRDYSEPFITYGYLLNQRFEYGEFAGISGGFRSDYSSAFGQGSKPFTFPRGDAYLRLSALKFWQNSSVNSFLPELKLRAAYGQAGIQPQPFDRYVTITPTTVGNTTAFYYANQQSNPALGVEVSEELEIGTDMVFSLFKGSSWLNAIALSATYWDRKTKDAIYQVDVAPSVGLGKLTDNAFTLGSNGLQMSLNSTVYHSSNLKWNTTINFGKQSSKIIAVRGDAPIIVTSNAGSTNYVLKAGEKIGQLYGYKTIGAVDAKDPNGNFFIPQAEQEAYTVASNGFVVNKATKQPYFTADKYSFGDPNPKFNMSFINDLTFKNFLTFGVQLDWVNGSHLYNQTKEWMYRDGIHSDYANPFTIDGQTGAWTAFYRGVYAQRTANGTKDYFYEDASFLRLRNISVGVDLAKVFNIPAVKRLQLVLSGRNLWTLTKYTGFDPEISSGTSNSAWDRGTDHSTMPNFKSYQASLNFGF, via the coding sequence ATGAGAAGAAATTTACTGTTGAGCCTCCTGCTGGTGTGCTCAACCTGGGCTTTTTGTTGGGCGCAGGAACGGAAAATTACGGGAAAGGTCTCTTCAGCTGAAGATGGAACAACGCTTCCCGGTGTGTCGGTGGTTGTTAAAGGCACCACGGTTGGAGCTGTCACGGATGGCAATGGTACTTACTCGATAGCTGCCCCTGCAAAAGGGGCTTTGGTGTTCTCCTTCATTGGCATGGCGTCCAAAGAAGTTGAGATAGGAGCGAACTCAGTCATTGATGTTAAATTAGCAACGGATACCAAACAACTTGCCGAAATTGTCGTAACAGGGGTCGGGGTTGCTACCGACAAACGTAAAATTGCCATATCGGTTGAATCCGTTAGTGGAAAAGATTTACCACAAACACCTTCAGCGTCTGTCGATCAGGCTCTTATCGGTAAAATTCCGGGTGCTCAGATCACCAGCCGGAGCGGTACACCAGGCGCTGACGTGAATATTCTGTTACGTGGAATCAACACCATCAACCGGGGAACTCAACCCATGATTCTGATTGATGGTATCCAGATGGGAGCAACCAGCCTGCAAACGATTGATTTGAACTCAATCGAGCGGGTTGAAGTAGTACAGGGGGCAGCAGCTGCTACCATCTATGGTGCGCAGGGCGCAAACGGCGTTATTCAGTTGTTTACCAAAAAAGGTAAAAACGGCGTATTGAATATCGATTTCTCGTCCAGCATTGCCGAGAATACATATTTGAACGTGGGCGGTTTAAGCAAAGCAAAACTCCATGCTTTTGCTACCGATGCCAGCAATAACATTATCGGATCGTCGGGTAAACCCATCGTATATGATGCGGTAAATGGTATTTATTCCGAAAACGTACAATATAATTCGACTGATCCGACCATTACGAACAGCAAGCCTTACAACGCGAATCTGCAATACCACGATCACTTTGATTATTTCTTCAAACCGGCGCAAACGATTAATAACAGCGTTTCCATTTCGGGAGGAAGTCAGAAAGCCGATTTTGGTCTATCGGCTTCCAATAGCCATCAGGAAAGTAACATTCTCAACAACGGATACTGGGATCGGAGCAACTTATCGGCCAACATTGGGGTGCAACTGGCCAAAGGGCTTACCCTTCGTTCGATCACGCAGTTAGCCTATACGAAGAGCACCTTAAAGTCAGCTGACCGCACCATTCTGTATAATTTGTTGAATGCGTATCCACTGGCTGATTTTGATCTGACAACCACAGATGGTTCTATTCCGCTTAACATGAACCAGACGATTGGTATCAACGCGTCGAACCCATCGTATCGGCAGGCTTATACCCGCAACAATGACAATAAGGTTGACATCATTCAGAATCTGAACCTGAATTATAAGTTTCCGAAGTACGTTGATTTAGACCTGAAGTACGGGTTGAATTTCCAGACTCAGAACCGTGATCTGGAATACATGAACCAGGCCAATAATGCCAATAACAAATATTGGTTAACGCAGGGATCGACCAACTATATTTCGAACTACAACACCACGAATACGGGTGACCTCACAAAGTATGTGAACAGTAAAGTGTTCCAGAACTTCCTGGCTACGGCTACGGCTTCTTTTGATTTTAAAGAAGATTTTCACCTGAATGTACCGATCAAATCAACCACACAGGCATTGTTCGACTGGCGTAATAGTCAGGTAAAAGAATATACCAGTGCGGCCATTGGTTTACCGGCTGCTTATTCGCCCTATAATGCCGCCAACACTACATCGTGGCGGGTCTATCGCGATTATTCAGAGCCATTTATTACCTATGGTTATTTGTTGAATCAGCGGTTCGAATATGGTGAGTTTGCCGGGATTTCAGGTGGTTTTCGAAGCGATTATTCATCGGCCTTTGGTCAGGGCTCCAAGCCGTTTACCTTCCCACGGGGCGATGCTTACCTGCGCTTATCGGCGCTGAAGTTCTGGCAGAATAGTTCTGTAAACAGCTTCCTGCCAGAATTGAAGCTGCGGGCAGCCTATGGCCAGGCGGGTATCCAGCCTCAGCCTTTCGACCGGTACGTAACCATTACGCCAACAACGGTAGGGAACACAACGGCATTTTATTACGCCAATCAGCAAAGTAACCCGGCATTGGGCGTGGAGGTGTCGGAAGAGCTGGAAATTGGAACCGACATGGTGTTTAGCTTATTTAAGGGCAGCAGCTGGTTAAATGCCATTGCGCTTTCAGCTACCTACTGGGATCGGAAAACAAAAGATGCCATCTACCAGGTTGACGTGGCTCCTTCTGTCGGGCTCGGAAAACTGACCGATAATGCCTTTACCTTAGGTTCGAATGGGCTTCAGATGTCGTTAAATTCTACCGTTTACCACAGCTCTAATCTGAAATGGAATACGACGATCAATTTCGGTAAACAATCCTCCAAAATAATTGCCGTTCGTGGAGATGCTCCGATTATTGTTACATCGAATGCGGGTAGCACCAACTATGTTCTGAAAGCAGGTGAGAAAATCGGGCAGTTGTATGGCTACAAAACCATAGGTGCTGTCGATGCAAAAGACCCCAACGGTAACTTCTTTATTCCACAGGCCGAACAGGAAGCTTATACGGTTGCCAGTAATGGATTTGTTGTCAATAAAGCAACTAAACAGCCTTATTTCACGGCGGATAAATACAGTTTCGGTGATCCAAACCCGAAATTCAACATGTCGTTTATCAATGATCTGACCTTCAAAAACTTCCTCACATTTGGTGTTCAGCTTGATTGGGTAAACGGTAGCCACCTGTACAATCAGACGAAAGAATGGATGTACCGCGATGGTATTCATTCCGATTACGCAAACCCCTTTACCATTGATGGGCAAACCGGTGCCTGGACGGCATTCTATCGGGGTGTTTATGCACAGCGTACAGCCAATGGTACCAAAGATTATTTCTATGAAGATGCGTCATTCCTGCGTCTGAGAAACATTTCGGTGGGTGTTGATTTGGCTAAAGTATTTAACATTCCGGCCGTTAAACGTCTTCAGCTTGTTCTGTCAGGGCGTAATCTCTGGACGCTTACCAAGTACACGGGATTTGATCCGGAAATCAGCTCAGGAACGTCGAACTCTGCCTGGGACAGAGGAACTGACCACAGCACGATGCCAAACTTTAAGTCGTATCAGGCTTCGCTGAACTTCGGATTTTAA